A stretch of Sinimarinibacterium sp. NLF-5-8 DNA encodes these proteins:
- a CDS encoding SCP2 sterol-binding domain-containing protein, with product MNAVEFLKTKLPGALDESAAAGVDSTFQFNVSSPVNVSISNGQLNVADGQASNPDVTITMEDEDLIAMFKGELNGMTAFMTGKLQIDGDLMLAQRMATLFQADKL from the coding sequence ATGAATGCTGTTGAATTTCTCAAAACAAAACTCCCCGGCGCACTCGACGAAAGCGCTGCCGCGGGCGTCGATTCCACGTTTCAGTTCAACGTGTCATCGCCGGTGAATGTGTCAATCAGCAACGGCCAGCTCAATGTGGCCGACGGCCAGGCCAGCAATCCCGATGTCACCATCACCATGGAAGATGAAGACCTCATCGCCATGTTCAAAGGCGAGCTCAACGGCATGACCGCGTTCATGACCGGCAAGCTGCAAATCGACGGTGATCTGATGCTGGCGCAGCGGATGGCCACTTTGTTCCAGGCCGACAAGCTGTAA
- the dcd gene encoding dCTP deaminase, translating to MSIKSDKWIRRMAQQQQMIEPFEPGQVRHVNGEKIVSYGTSSYGYDVRCANEFKIFTNINSTIVDPKNFDEGSFVDVVSDVCIIPPNSFALARTVEYFRIPRSTLVVCLGKSTYARCGIIVNVTPLEPEWEGHVTLEFSNTTPLPAKIYANEGVAQMLFYESDEICETSYRDRGGKYQGQTGVTLPKT from the coding sequence ATGAGCATCAAGTCCGATAAATGGATCCGCCGCATGGCGCAGCAGCAGCAAATGATCGAACCGTTCGAGCCGGGGCAGGTGCGCCATGTCAACGGTGAAAAAATCGTCTCCTATGGCACCTCCAGCTACGGCTACGACGTGCGCTGTGCCAACGAATTCAAGATTTTCACCAACATCAACAGCACCATCGTCGACCCCAAAAACTTTGATGAAGGCTCGTTTGTCGATGTGGTGTCGGATGTCTGCATCATCCCGCCCAATTCCTTTGCGCTGGCGCGCACGGTGGAATACTTCCGCATCCCGCGTTCCACGTTGGTGGTGTGCCTGGGCAAAAGCACCTACGCGCGCTGCGGCATCATCGTCAACGTCACCCCGCTGGAGCCGGAATGGGAGGGTCATGTGACGCTGGAGTTTTCCAACACCACGCCACTGCCGGCCAAAATCTATGCCAACGAAGGCGTGGCGCAAATGCTGTTTTATGAATCCGACGAGATTTGTGAAACCTCTTACCGCGACCGTGGCGGCAAATATCAGGGGCAAACCGGCGTCACCCTGCCCAAGACCTAA
- the mutS gene encoding DNA mismatch repair protein MutS, with the protein MQQYFAIKAQYANTLLLFRMGDFYELFFDDAIKVARILNITLTKRGESAGKPVIMAGIPHHALDQYLARLIKVGESVAIAEQTGEVGADKGPVKREVIRVITPGTATDEALLDARAQNLLAAMCRHKEAYGLAWLELSTGRFSVLQTVAEAEAKAELQRLNPSELLLADQADQATFSWARDLPCHPRPVWHFDPDTAQRLLQAQFQTHDLRGFGVEGLHAGIAAAGALLQYVQDTQRTALPHINSLRVESPGDALILDAATRRNLEIDRALSGQHDFTLLSVLDRCVTSMGARALHRWLTRPLRSHAQLNARFDAIDGLQLSDPIHGSGADQLRTSLQDIFDLERILSRVALRSARPRDLLGLSASLAQLPAVAAVLAPQEPLLLRQLTAQLGDHRPLAADLASALADEPPVLAKDGGVFRPGFDATLDELRELSENADGFLTALEARERARTGIETLKVGYNRVHGYYIEVGKTHASKIPADYSRRQTLTHYERYITEELKRFEDQVLSARDRALAREKQLYEDLLTHINQQLQPLQQAARALAELDVLACFAARAQALNLSRPELVDEPCIDIIAGRHPVVESTSSKPFVPNDLSLNDERRLLIITGPNMGGKSTYMRQTALIVLLAHTGCFVPAERARIGPIDRIFTRIGASDDLASGQSTFMVEMTETANILHNATANSLILMDEIGRGTSTYDGLSLARAVAEHLASKIKAFCLFATHYFELTALQSALPGIANAHLDAAEYRAADGDKLVFLHQVKAGPASRSFGLQVAALAGVPQPVIRAARKHLAALESNTPSGAQQSQLSLFDAAPAAAAPPEPSALVALLDTLDPDAMTPREALDALYRLKAVEAA; encoded by the coding sequence ATGCAGCAGTACTTTGCGATCAAGGCGCAATATGCCAATACATTGCTGCTGTTCAGAATGGGTGATTTTTACGAGCTTTTTTTTGACGATGCGATCAAAGTCGCGCGTATTTTGAACATTACCCTGACCAAGCGCGGTGAATCTGCCGGAAAGCCGGTGATCATGGCGGGGATTCCCCACCATGCGCTGGATCAGTATCTGGCGCGACTGATCAAGGTCGGTGAATCGGTTGCGATTGCGGAGCAAACCGGAGAAGTGGGCGCCGACAAAGGGCCGGTCAAACGCGAAGTCATTCGCGTCATCACCCCCGGCACGGCAACCGACGAAGCCTTGCTGGACGCGCGCGCACAGAATCTTTTGGCGGCGATGTGCCGGCACAAAGAAGCCTACGGATTGGCCTGGCTGGAGCTGTCCACGGGGCGTTTCAGCGTGCTGCAAACCGTGGCCGAGGCAGAAGCAAAAGCCGAGCTTCAGCGCCTGAATCCCAGTGAATTGTTGCTGGCCGATCAGGCTGATCAGGCCACTTTTTCATGGGCGCGCGATCTGCCCTGCCACCCGCGTCCGGTGTGGCATTTTGATCCCGATACCGCGCAGCGGTTATTGCAGGCGCAGTTCCAAACCCACGACTTGCGCGGCTTTGGGGTTGAGGGGCTGCACGCCGGGATTGCTGCGGCGGGCGCATTGCTGCAATACGTTCAGGACACCCAACGCACAGCGTTGCCGCATATCAACAGCTTGCGGGTGGAAAGCCCCGGCGATGCGTTGATCCTGGACGCGGCAACGCGGCGCAATCTGGAAATTGACCGCGCGCTGTCGGGGCAGCATGACTTTACGCTGCTCTCGGTTCTGGATCGTTGCGTCACCAGCATGGGCGCGCGCGCACTGCACCGCTGGCTGACCCGGCCTTTGCGCAGCCACGCGCAGCTCAATGCGCGCTTTGACGCCATCGACGGGCTACAGCTCAGCGATCCGATTCACGGATCGGGCGCTGATCAATTGCGCACGTCTCTCCAGGATATTTTTGATCTGGAAAGGATTTTGTCACGGGTAGCCCTGCGCAGCGCGCGCCCACGCGACCTGCTCGGCCTGTCCGCCAGCCTGGCACAACTGCCTGCGGTGGCGGCGGTTCTGGCTCCGCAAGAGCCGCTGCTGCTGCGCCAGCTCACGGCGCAACTGGGCGATCACCGCCCGCTTGCCGCTGATCTGGCCTCGGCGCTGGCTGACGAGCCGCCGGTGCTGGCCAAGGATGGCGGCGTGTTCCGTCCCGGTTTTGACGCCACACTCGATGAACTGCGCGAACTGTCTGAAAACGCCGATGGGTTTTTAACCGCCCTTGAAGCCCGTGAGCGCGCGCGCACCGGCATTGAAACACTCAAGGTCGGCTACAACCGCGTGCATGGGTATTACATTGAAGTGGGCAAAACTCACGCCAGCAAAATCCCCGCCGATTACAGCCGCCGGCAAACGCTGACCCATTACGAGCGGTACATCACCGAAGAACTCAAGCGCTTTGAAGATCAGGTGCTGTCCGCGCGCGACCGCGCGCTGGCGCGCGAAAAGCAGCTTTATGAAGACCTGCTCACGCATATCAACCAACAGTTGCAGCCCTTGCAGCAGGCCGCGCGCGCGCTGGCGGAACTGGATGTTCTGGCCTGCTTTGCCGCGCGCGCGCAGGCGCTCAATTTAAGCCGCCCGGAACTGGTGGATGAGCCGTGTATTGACATCATCGCCGGACGGCATCCCGTGGTCGAAAGCACCAGCAGCAAGCCGTTTGTACCCAATGACCTGTCGCTCAATGACGAGCGCCGTCTGCTGATCATCACTGGCCCCAATATGGGCGGTAAATCCACCTATATGCGACAAACCGCGCTGATCGTGCTGCTGGCGCACACCGGCTGCTTTGTCCCCGCCGAGCGCGCGCGCATCGGCCCGATTGATCGGATCTTTACCCGCATCGGCGCCTCGGATGATCTGGCTTCAGGACAATCGACCTTTATGGTCGAAATGACCGAAACCGCCAATATTTTGCACAATGCAACCGCCAACAGTCTGATTTTGATGGATGAAATCGGGCGCGGCACATCAACTTACGATGGCCTGTCGCTGGCGCGCGCGGTGGCCGAGCATCTGGCCAGCAAGATCAAAGCCTTTTGCCTGTTTGCCACGCATTACTTTGAGCTCACCGCACTGCAAAGCGCCCTGCCCGGCATCGCCAATGCGCATCTGGACGCCGCCGAATACCGCGCCGCCGATGGCGACAAACTGGTGTTTCTCCACCAGGTCAAAGCCGGTCCGGCCAGCCGCAGCTTTGGATTGCAGGTGGCTGCGCTGGCCGGCGTGCCGCAGCCGGTGATCCGTGCCGCACGCAAGCATTTGGCCGCGCTGGAAAGCAATACCCCGTCCGGGGCGCAGCAATCGCAGCTTTCGCTATTCGACGCCGCACCTGCTGCCGCAGCCCCGCCGGAGCCGTCTGCACTGGTCGCGTTGCTGGACACCCTTGATCCCGACGCAATGACCCCGCGCGAAGCGTTGGATGCGTTGTATCGGCTGAAGGCGGTGGAAGCGGCATGA
- the apbC gene encoding iron-sulfur cluster carrier protein ApbC — MAREQILAVLATDRVPLTGQSWVAADAVEGIEFDHGRAQITLSLGYPARSQHAAMGEHLRAQIKAQTGIEAQIQFNTRIASHAVQKNLKPLAQIKNIIAVASGKGGVGKSTVAANLALALRLEGARVGMLDADIYGPSQPRMLGSSERPTSPDGKRMNPIIAHGIQTMSIGFLVDDDQPMIWRGPMVVQALNQLLLETQWQDLDYLIVDLPPGTGDIQLSLSQRIPVSGAIIVTTPQDIALLDARKGLQMFRRVEVPVLGVVENMAWHVCGNCGHQEAIFGSGGGERLSSQYGTELLGQLPLDLRIREQADSGNPTVAADPDGELAARYRQIARNATAQLAYHSAAQAFPEIQISDD, encoded by the coding sequence ATGGCGCGCGAACAAATTCTGGCGGTACTGGCAACCGATAGGGTGCCGCTGACGGGGCAAAGCTGGGTTGCCGCGGATGCGGTGGAGGGAATCGAGTTCGACCACGGACGCGCACAGATCACCCTTTCGCTCGGTTATCCGGCGCGCAGTCAGCATGCTGCGATGGGCGAACATCTGCGCGCGCAGATCAAGGCACAAACCGGGATCGAGGCGCAGATTCAGTTCAATACCCGCATTGCCAGCCATGCGGTACAAAAAAACCTCAAGCCTCTGGCGCAGATCAAGAACATCATCGCCGTGGCCAGTGGCAAGGGCGGGGTGGGCAAATCCACGGTGGCAGCCAACCTGGCGCTGGCTTTGCGACTCGAAGGCGCGCGCGTGGGCATGCTCGATGCCGATATCTACGGCCCCAGCCAGCCGCGCATGTTGGGGAGTAGCGAGCGCCCGACTTCGCCCGACGGCAAACGCATGAACCCGATCATCGCCCATGGCATTCAAACCATGAGCATCGGCTTTTTGGTGGATGACGATCAGCCGATGATCTGGCGCGGGCCGATGGTGGTGCAGGCATTGAATCAATTGCTGCTGGAAACCCAGTGGCAGGATTTGGATTATCTGATCGTCGATCTGCCGCCCGGCACCGGCGATATTCAGCTGTCGCTGTCGCAGCGGATTCCGGTCAGCGGCGCGATCATCGTCACCACCCCGCAGGACATTGCCTTGCTCGATGCGCGCAAAGGTTTGCAAATGTTCCGCCGCGTTGAAGTGCCGGTGCTCGGCGTGGTCGAAAACATGGCCTGGCATGTGTGCGGTAACTGTGGCCATCAGGAGGCGATTTTTGGCAGCGGCGGCGGTGAGCGCCTGTCCAGCCAATATGGCACCGAACTTTTGGGCCAACTGCCGCTGGATTTGCGCATCCGTGAACAAGCCGACAGCGGCAATCCCACGGTGGCCGCCGATCCCGATGGCGAGCTGGCCGCACGCTATCGCCAGATTGCCCGCAACGCCACCGCACAGCTGGCGTATCACAGTGCTGCACAAGCCTTTCCCGAGATTCAGATCAGCGACGATTGA
- a CDS encoding class I SAM-dependent methyltransferase, which produces MAVHRPDFLPFFIDWGDADHRRRIAGGKKQLLARAVGLHKRSDLHILDATGGLGRDAFTLAALGARVTLLEREPLLIALLEDARARALGDPALRASAGRIRVIHADALDFLQNGARWDVVHLDPMYPDHGGSALPQKQMQVLRDLNEGDPDADALLAPARAASFQRVVVKRPRSAPPLAQAEPDFCLSKTQARYDIYLTPP; this is translated from the coding sequence GTGGCTGTGCATCGCCCCGATTTTTTGCCGTTTTTTATCGATTGGGGCGACGCCGATCATCGTCGCCGCATTGCTGGCGGTAAAAAGCAGCTGTTGGCGCGCGCGGTGGGGCTACACAAACGCAGCGATCTGCACATTCTGGATGCCACCGGCGGCTTGGGTCGGGATGCGTTTACGCTGGCGGCGCTGGGCGCGCGCGTGACCTTGCTCGAACGTGAGCCGCTGCTGATTGCCCTGCTCGAAGATGCGCGCGCGCGCGCGCTGGGCGATCCGGCATTGCGTGCAAGTGCCGGGCGCATCCGCGTCATCCACGCCGATGCGCTGGACTTTTTACAAAACGGTGCACGCTGGGACGTGGTGCATCTGGACCCGATGTATCCCGATCACGGCGGCAGCGCCCTGCCGCAAAAACAGATGCAGGTGTTGCGCGATTTAAACGAAGGCGACCCCGATGCCGATGCGCTGCTGGCGCCCGCACGCGCGGCCAGCTTTCAGCGCGTGGTGGTCAAACGCCCCCGCAGTGCGCCGCCACTGGCGCAGGCTGAGCCGGATTTTTGTTTGAGCAAAACCCAGGCGCGTTACGACATTTACTTGACGCCGCCCTGA
- the katG gene encoding catalase/peroxidase HPI yields the protein MRFKALPLAIMMAFGTASVAQAANTGAASMQDRHIMTNKDWWPNKLDLSALRAHGQRSNPQAADFDYAAAFNSLDLNEVKADIERVMKDSQDWWPADYGNYGPFFIRMAWHAAGTYRTLDGRGGAEGAQQRFEPLNSWPDNVSLDKARRLLWPIKQKYGNKLSWGDLMVLTGTVAIESMGLKTFGFAGGRIDDWEADPVYWGSERKWLGDEDRYQGKGERKKGEQKLDSPLAAVQMGLIYVNPEGPGGNPDPLAAAKDIRDTFARMAMNDEETVALIAGGHTFGKAHGAHDPNKCLGNDPASAPTEQQGLGWKNSCGKGHSEDTVTSGLEGAWSASPVHWSMGFLSNLYAFNWVQTKSPAGAIQWVPENAESVKIVIDAHVPGVRHAPIMFTTDIALKEDPSYGKITKRFLENPKEFDEAFARAWFKLTHRDLGPRARYLGNLAPSEVMSWQDPIPAVDFTVIDDADARALKGKILAAGLSNAELVRTAWASASTYRSTDRRGGANGARIALAPQKDWAVNNPKELGKVLGKLKTIQADFNKAAVGGKKVSLADVIVLAGNAAIESAAQKAGLELSVPFTAGRNDATQEMTDTTSFAFLEPKADAFRNYYGDGAFFAPVEAMVDKADLLGLSVPEMAVLVGGLRVLEANADGSKNGVLTARPGVLSNDFFVNVLDMHTAWNPAKNGLYEGKERASGKLKWTATPVDLIFGSNSELRAVSEFYAQADGQQRFAQDFVAAWNKVMNADRFDLR from the coding sequence ATGCGTTTCAAAGCCCTCCCATTGGCCATTATGATGGCCTTTGGCACTGCCTCTGTCGCACAGGCGGCCAATACTGGCGCGGCGTCGATGCAGGATCGCCACATCATGACCAACAAAGATTGGTGGCCCAACAAGCTGGATCTGTCGGCGCTGCGCGCGCACGGCCAGCGTTCCAACCCGCAGGCGGCTGATTTTGACTACGCCGCAGCGTTCAATTCGCTGGATTTGAATGAAGTCAAAGCCGATATCGAGCGGGTGATGAAAGACTCGCAGGATTGGTGGCCGGCCGACTATGGCAACTACGGCCCGTTTTTCATCCGCATGGCCTGGCACGCGGCCGGTACCTACCGCACCCTGGATGGTCGCGGTGGCGCCGAGGGTGCGCAGCAGCGGTTTGAGCCGCTGAACAGCTGGCCGGATAACGTCAGCCTGGATAAGGCGCGCCGCCTGCTGTGGCCGATCAAGCAAAAATACGGCAACAAACTCTCCTGGGGCGATTTGATGGTGCTCACCGGCACGGTGGCGATTGAATCCATGGGGCTTAAAACCTTTGGCTTTGCCGGTGGCCGCATCGATGACTGGGAAGCCGATCCGGTTTACTGGGGCAGCGAACGCAAGTGGCTGGGTGACGAAGATCGCTACCAGGGCAAGGGCGAACGCAAAAAAGGCGAACAAAAGCTCGATAGCCCGCTGGCAGCGGTGCAGATGGGCTTGATTTACGTCAACCCCGAAGGCCCCGGCGGCAACCCCGATCCACTGGCCGCCGCCAAGGACATCCGCGATACCTTCGCGCGCATGGCGATGAACGATGAAGAAACCGTGGCGCTGATTGCCGGCGGTCACACCTTTGGCAAGGCACACGGGGCACACGACCCGAACAAATGCCTGGGCAACGATCCGGCCAGCGCGCCGACCGAGCAGCAAGGCTTGGGCTGGAAAAACAGCTGCGGCAAAGGTCACTCCGAGGACACCGTAACCTCTGGATTGGAAGGAGCCTGGAGCGCCTCGCCGGTGCATTGGAGCATGGGCTTTTTGTCCAACCTGTATGCGTTCAACTGGGTGCAAACCAAAAGCCCCGCCGGTGCCATTCAATGGGTTCCTGAAAACGCCGAAAGCGTCAAAATCGTCATCGACGCCCACGTCCCCGGCGTGCGTCACGCGCCGATCATGTTCACCACCGATATCGCACTCAAGGAAGACCCCAGCTACGGCAAGATCACCAAACGCTTTTTGGAAAACCCCAAAGAGTTTGATGAAGCCTTTGCCCGCGCCTGGTTCAAGCTGACGCACCGTGACCTGGGGCCGCGCGCGCGCTACCTGGGCAACCTGGCACCGAGCGAGGTGATGAGCTGGCAAGACCCGATTCCGGCGGTGGATTTCACCGTGATTGACGACGCCGACGCGCGCGCGCTCAAGGGCAAGATTTTGGCTGCCGGATTGAGCAACGCCGAGCTGGTGCGCACCGCTTGGGCTTCGGCGTCCACCTATCGCAGCACCGACCGTCGCGGCGGCGCCAACGGCGCGCGCATCGCGCTGGCTCCGCAAAAAGATTGGGCCGTCAACAATCCCAAAGAGCTGGGTAAGGTGCTGGGCAAACTCAAAACCATCCAGGCCGACTTCAACAAAGCCGCTGTGGGCGGCAAAAAAGTCTCGCTGGCCGATGTGATCGTGCTGGCCGGTAACGCTGCGATTGAATCCGCCGCGCAAAAAGCCGGGCTGGAACTGAGCGTGCCGTTCACCGCCGGTCGCAACGACGCAACGCAGGAAATGACCGACACCACCTCGTTTGCCTTCCTCGAACCCAAGGCCGATGCCTTCCGTAACTACTACGGCGACGGTGCGTTTTTTGCCCCGGTCGAAGCGATGGTGGACAAAGCCGATCTGCTTGGCCTGAGCGTGCCGGAAATGGCCGTTTTGGTCGGTGGACTGCGCGTGCTCGAAGCCAACGCCGATGGCAGCAAAAACGGCGTTTTGACCGCGCGTCCGGGCGTGCTCAGCAATGACTTTTTTGTCAACGTGCTGGACATGCACACCGCCTGGAACCCAGCCAAAAACGGCCTCTACGAAGGCAAAGAGCGCGCCAGCGGCAAGCTCAAGTGGACGGCCACACCCGTGGACCTGATCTTTGGCTCCAACTCCGAACTGCGCGCGGTTAGTGAGTTTTACGCGCAAGCCGATGGTCAGCAGCGCTTTGCCCAGGACTTTGTGGCCGCCTGGAACAAGGTGATGAACGCCGATCGGTTTGATCTGCGCTGA
- a CDS encoding AlkA N-terminal domain-containing protein has translation MLTLAYTPPYDWQGLLDFFAARSIAGVEKVEGDAYWRTVRLDDQLGWLCVRHDAQAQALTVSLSDSLLSARAQIAARLRAQFDLDCQPQAVAKVLGALMAPYPGLRVPGAFDGFEAVVRGVLGQQITVAAATTLAGRVATRLGTPLHTAHPALTHAFASARTLAAIEPDRLGQLGIVGTRIAAIQGLAAAVDAGTIDLSPQADSANTQRALKALRGIGEWTAQYAALRALKDADAFPAADYGVMKALGVSKPQQALVRAQAWQPYRAYAALCLWRAL, from the coding sequence ATGCTGACGCTGGCCTACACGCCGCCGTATGACTGGCAAGGGCTGCTCGATTTTTTTGCCGCGCGCAGCATTGCCGGCGTTGAAAAAGTTGAGGGTGACGCCTACTGGCGCACGGTGCGGCTGGACGATCAACTGGGCTGGCTTTGCGTGCGCCACGATGCCCAGGCACAGGCGCTTACCGTCAGCCTGTCGGATTCTTTACTGTCTGCGCGCGCGCAAATTGCAGCGCGGCTGCGCGCGCAGTTTGATCTGGACTGCCAGCCGCAGGCGGTAGCCAAGGTGTTGGGTGCGCTGATGGCTCCGTATCCCGGACTGCGCGTGCCCGGCGCATTTGACGGTTTTGAAGCCGTGGTGCGCGGCGTTTTGGGGCAGCAAATCACCGTGGCGGCCGCCACCACCTTGGCCGGACGTGTCGCCACCCGGCTGGGCACGCCGCTGCACACCGCGCACCCGGCGCTGACCCACGCCTTTGCCAGCGCGCGCACCCTGGCCGCGATCGAGCCTGATCGTTTGGGGCAGCTTGGCATTGTTGGCACCCGCATCGCCGCGATTCAGGGTTTGGCGGCGGCCGTGGATGCCGGAACCATTGATTTGAGTCCACAAGCCGATTCTGCAAACACTCAGCGCGCGCTCAAGGCACTGCGCGGCATTGGCGAGTGGACAGCGCAATACGCCGCACTGCGCGCGCTCAAGGATGCGGATGCGTTTCCGGCGGCGGACTACGGCGTGATGAAGGCGCTGGGCGTGAGCAAGCCACAACAGGCGCTTGTGCGCGCGCAAGCTTGGCAGCCGTATCGCGCTTATGCGGCGCTGTGTTTATGGCGCGCGCTTTGA